From Micromonospora sp. NBC_01699, a single genomic window includes:
- a CDS encoding glycosyltransferase family 2 protein, whose protein sequence is MVIPNHNKEKTIRACLTAVYAQTHSPAEVIVVDDASTDRSRQIVAEFDCTLVAFPVNRGVSAARNTGAARADGDVLLFVDSDIALAPDALAVALRTLREHPACGVVQGIYDLHPLFADGPVESYKTLFEHFWRRRAAGLSTSTMFALTALPRRVFELVGGFDERLRDAEDIEFGTRLPAAYEIRTSAEMVGRHDDVDRLWPYLSELFRRALTYADAVVLARWSPRPEPDRPTDGRTPHGVDLASVAGMLGSALAVVTVPLVAVSGWLLVVPVGLLAVFLAADRELLAFAFRQRGSVFLLYATMMRFLTHLTEFAGLSIGVGRALVRRLRPDRARPAALGARR, encoded by the coding sequence GTGGTCATTCCGAATCACAACAAGGAAAAGACGATCCGGGCCTGTCTGACAGCGGTTTATGCGCAGACCCACAGCCCGGCCGAGGTGATCGTGGTCGACGATGCCAGCACCGACCGGTCGCGGCAGATCGTCGCCGAATTCGACTGCACGCTGGTCGCATTCCCGGTGAACCGGGGGGTGTCCGCGGCGCGCAACACGGGTGCGGCGCGGGCCGACGGGGACGTGCTCCTCTTCGTCGACTCCGACATCGCGCTGGCACCGGACGCGCTGGCGGTCGCGCTGCGCACGCTGCGCGAGCACCCGGCCTGCGGGGTGGTCCAGGGCATCTACGACCTGCACCCACTGTTCGCCGACGGGCCGGTCGAGTCCTACAAGACGCTGTTCGAACACTTCTGGCGGCGCCGTGCCGCCGGGCTGAGCACGTCCACCATGTTCGCCCTGACGGCGCTGCCGCGCCGGGTGTTCGAGCTGGTCGGCGGCTTCGACGAGCGGCTGCGCGACGCCGAGGACATCGAGTTCGGCACCCGGCTGCCGGCCGCGTACGAGATCCGGACCAGTGCCGAGATGGTGGGCCGGCACGACGACGTGGACCGGCTGTGGCCGTACCTGTCCGAGCTGTTCCGGCGGGCGCTGACGTACGCGGACGCGGTGGTGCTGGCCCGCTGGTCGCCCCGCCCCGAGCCGGACCGACCGACCGACGGCCGTACGCCGCACGGGGTGGACCTCGCCTCGGTCGCGGGCATGCTGGGCAGTGCGCTCGCGGTTGTCACCGTGCCGCTGGTAGCGGTCTCCGGCTGGCTGCTGGTCGTACCGGTCGGGCTGCTGGCGGTGTTCCTCGCCGCCGACCGGGAGCTGCTGGCCTTCGCGTTCCGCCAGCGGGGGTCGGTCTTCCTGCTCTACGCCACGATGATGCGTTTCCTCACCCACCTGACCGAGTT
- a CDS encoding endonuclease/exonuclease/phosphatase family protein yields the protein MTVIAPEAPVRQPAPPARRRGWRWWLYSALVAAGALWLAFVVAHLVLSGQWWLWLAVDAIPPVFFLVIPVLLAVGAAPCRRSRGPVALLAAAALLLGAPLSGINVQRFGGGDGPAPADAIRVFSWNTGYWDEGGETEALYRTLREADADIYLLQEYWYEKTPEPLDPTATRLRAEFPGFHIAIIGELITVSRFPILRQIPLDAPDLPPPTAGSTDHWLYKSLRTDLDLGSGRVLSTYNVHLPVQLSPEDSPLDPDFYLVVKDQRAQREPQFRALAADVATNDNAVLVAGDLNTSPAMGDVRKLPESLRDASYAMSSLYPTSWAESSNWPRWWRLDWAFVSPDVRVHSYEFRSARGLSDHRSQELVISTG from the coding sequence GTGACGGTCATCGCGCCGGAGGCGCCGGTCCGGCAGCCGGCGCCGCCGGCCAGGCGACGCGGCTGGCGCTGGTGGCTCTACTCCGCCCTGGTCGCCGCCGGTGCGCTGTGGCTGGCCTTCGTCGTGGCCCACCTCGTGCTCAGCGGCCAGTGGTGGCTGTGGCTCGCCGTGGACGCCATTCCCCCGGTGTTCTTCCTGGTCATCCCGGTGCTGTTGGCGGTCGGTGCGGCCCCGTGCCGCCGGTCGCGGGGCCCGGTGGCGCTGCTCGCCGCCGCCGCGCTGCTGCTCGGCGCCCCCCTGTCCGGGATCAACGTGCAGCGGTTCGGCGGTGGGGACGGTCCCGCTCCGGCGGACGCGATCCGGGTCTTCTCCTGGAACACCGGCTACTGGGACGAGGGCGGCGAGACCGAGGCGCTCTACCGCACCCTGCGGGAGGCGGACGCCGACATCTACCTGTTGCAGGAGTACTGGTACGAGAAGACGCCGGAACCGCTGGACCCGACCGCTACCCGGTTGCGGGCCGAGTTTCCCGGATTCCACATAGCGATCATCGGCGAGCTGATCACCGTCTCCCGCTTCCCGATCCTGCGACAGATCCCGCTGGACGCACCCGACCTGCCGCCGCCGACGGCGGGCAGCACCGACCACTGGCTCTACAAGTCGCTGCGTACCGACCTGGATCTCGGCTCGGGTCGGGTGCTGTCGACGTACAACGTGCACCTGCCGGTGCAGTTGTCACCCGAGGACAGCCCGCTGGACCCGGACTTCTACCTGGTGGTCAAAGACCAGCGCGCCCAGCGCGAGCCGCAGTTCCGGGCTTTGGCCGCCGACGTGGCAACCAACGACAACGCGGTCCTGGTGGCCGGCGACCTCAACACCAGCCCGGCCATGGGTGACGTACGCAAGCTGCCCGAGAGTCTGCGCGACGCGAGCTACGCCATGTCGTCGCTCTACCCGACGAGCTGGGCCGAGTCGTCCAACTGGCCCCGGTGGTGGCGACTCGACTGGGCGTTCGTCTCCCCCGACGTCCGGGTCCACTCGTACGAGTTCCGCAGCGCCCGTGGTCTGTCCGACCACCGCTCCCAGGAATTGGTCATCTCGACCGGATAG
- a CDS encoding glycosyltransferase 87 family protein, whose protein sequence is MTRAPGRLRSRLTPATVAPVALAALIAAAAFAVHRATGQFWWDLAAYRTGALAAASADGNLYDAAVRGTDGIALGFTYPPFAALLFQPLAYVGPDLAIAVWTFASVLALVAVIQVTRRSAAPTADRRTVAALVGTAVAMPIFAVSGHLQAGQVGLFLMLIVLVDLTGDPTRRWYGLGVGLAAGLKLTPLIFVLFLLATGRLRAAATAVAGFLATVALGFAWRPADSARFWGGTLLDSSRVTGDPRTILNQSLHGALARLADSAGVSTVWLPLAALVAAAGIALAAWCVRSGEPLLGVLACAATGLLVSPVSWHHHWVWAVPALVLLVERSRSTGNRTGLAVAASVWLVLVASTSWVLVGIQGWDLHFRGWGLVYSNLYVLIGLAGLGYLPFHLRRRPPDVITPTGRRP, encoded by the coding sequence ATCACCCGGGCGCCGGGTCGGCTGCGATCCCGGCTGACACCCGCGACGGTCGCCCCGGTGGCGCTCGCAGCGCTGATCGCCGCCGCGGCGTTCGCGGTACACCGGGCCACCGGGCAGTTCTGGTGGGACCTCGCCGCATACCGTACGGGCGCGCTGGCCGCCGCGAGCGCGGACGGCAACCTGTACGACGCTGCCGTACGGGGCACCGACGGCATCGCGCTGGGCTTCACGTACCCGCCGTTCGCGGCGCTGCTGTTCCAACCACTCGCGTACGTCGGGCCGGACCTCGCCATCGCGGTCTGGACGTTCGCCTCGGTCCTTGCGCTGGTCGCCGTAATCCAGGTGACCCGGCGGTCGGCTGCCCCCACGGCCGACCGCCGTACCGTGGCAGCGCTGGTCGGCACCGCGGTCGCAATGCCGATCTTCGCCGTCTCGGGTCACCTCCAGGCCGGTCAGGTGGGCCTGTTCCTGATGCTGATCGTGCTGGTCGACCTGACCGGTGACCCCACCCGCCGGTGGTACGGCCTCGGTGTCGGGTTGGCCGCCGGACTGAAGCTGACCCCGTTGATCTTCGTGCTGTTCCTGCTCGCCACCGGACGGCTCCGGGCGGCGGCGACGGCGGTGGCCGGGTTCCTCGCCACGGTCGCGCTCGGCTTCGCCTGGCGACCGGCGGACTCGGCGCGGTTCTGGGGCGGCACGCTGCTCGACTCCTCCCGGGTAACGGGCGACCCCCGTACGATTCTGAACCAATCGCTGCACGGCGCGCTGGCCCGGCTGGCCGACTCGGCCGGGGTGTCCACGGTCTGGCTGCCCCTGGCCGCGCTGGTCGCGGCGGCGGGCATCGCCCTCGCCGCCTGGTGCGTACGCTCCGGCGAGCCCCTGCTCGGGGTACTGGCCTGCGCGGCGACCGGGCTGCTGGTCTCCCCGGTCTCCTGGCACCACCACTGGGTCTGGGCCGTGCCGGCGCTGGTCCTGCTGGTCGAGCGGAGCCGGTCCACCGGCAACCGGACAGGGCTCGCGGTCGCGGCCTCGGTCTGGCTCGTCCTGGTGGCGAGCACGAGCTGGGTGCTGGTCGGGATCCAGGGCTGGGACCTGCACTTCCGGGGCTGGGGCCTGGTCTACAGCAACCTGTACGTGCTGATCGGGCTGGCCGGGCTCGGCTACCTGCCGTTCCACCTGCGTCGACGCCCACCGGACGTGATCACACCCACGGGTCGCCGACCGTAG
- a CDS encoding DUF6289 family protein, which produces MSRRTVGIRRSLAMLAVTAGTATAVIFAPASPAQAIPYCRAGYQCSYFYYSSNTFEDVVGGRTIFCDGSSDTFGVTSRWLRFLDAECGGPLQADATLGDAG; this is translated from the coding sequence ATGTCCCGTCGTACCGTCGGCATCCGCCGGTCCCTCGCCATGCTGGCGGTCACCGCCGGCACCGCCACCGCCGTCATTTTCGCCCCGGCCTCTCCGGCGCAGGCGATCCCGTACTGCCGCGCCGGATACCAGTGCAGCTACTTCTACTACAGCTCCAACACCTTCGAGGACGTCGTCGGCGGCCGGACGATCTTCTGCGACGGCAGCAGCGACACGTTCGGCGTCACCAGCCGCTGGCTGAGATTCCTCGACGCGGAGTGCGGGGGCCCGCTCCAAGCTGACGCGACGTTGGGCGACGCTGGGTAA
- a CDS encoding MFS transporter: MTTTRDEPAGELVRYGQPAGRWVLFATVLGSGLAFIDATVVNIALPRIGDDFDAGAASLQWTVNGYTLSLAALILLGGSLGDRFGRRRIFVLGITWFAAASLLCGLAPNVEILVAARVLQGIGGALLTPGALAILGASFHPDDRAKAIGAWSGLGGIAGALGPFLGGWLVESASWRLVFLINVPLAAIVALVALRHVPESRDPDAPDHLDVVGVLTGAAGLAGLTYGFTAWPAAGPTSPTVLGALAVGVAGMVGFVVTERRSPHPMLPLEVFSIRAFSAVNLVTFAVYAALGGVFFLVVLNLQVVVGFSPLAAGTAMLPVTVLMLLLSAQAGALGQRIGPRIPMTVGPVVCAVALVLLAGVGPGTSYLSGVLPAVLLLGLGLSLTVAPLTATALGSVDERHAGIASGVNNAVARAAGLLAVAVLPLAAGIGTGSLTAAAELGPVYRTSMLICAGLLLLGAVISLVGIPSRLAAPDGPPATGAGPVQPAGSAEQAPTSPVRVHCAVAGPPLHPRPDVPAPTP, from the coding sequence ATGACCACGACCCGCGACGAGCCGGCCGGTGAGCTGGTGCGGTACGGCCAGCCGGCCGGCCGCTGGGTGCTGTTCGCCACCGTGCTCGGCTCCGGTCTGGCCTTCATCGACGCGACCGTGGTCAACATCGCGCTGCCCCGGATCGGTGACGACTTCGACGCCGGTGCGGCGTCGCTCCAGTGGACCGTCAACGGCTACACCCTGAGCCTGGCCGCGCTGATCCTGCTCGGCGGGTCGCTCGGCGACCGGTTCGGCCGCCGCCGGATCTTCGTCCTCGGCATCACCTGGTTCGCGGCGGCCTCGCTGCTCTGCGGGCTGGCGCCGAACGTCGAGATCCTGGTCGCGGCGCGCGTTCTCCAGGGCATCGGCGGCGCCCTGCTCACCCCGGGGGCGCTGGCCATCCTCGGCGCGTCGTTCCACCCGGACGACCGGGCGAAGGCGATCGGTGCCTGGTCCGGGCTCGGCGGTATCGCGGGGGCCCTCGGGCCGTTCCTCGGCGGTTGGCTGGTCGAGTCCGCGAGCTGGCGACTGGTGTTCCTGATCAACGTACCGCTGGCCGCGATCGTGGCGCTGGTCGCGCTCCGGCACGTACCGGAGTCGCGTGACCCGGACGCGCCGGACCATCTCGACGTCGTCGGGGTGCTCACCGGCGCGGCCGGTCTCGCCGGACTGACGTACGGCTTCACCGCCTGGCCGGCGGCCGGACCGACCTCGCCGACGGTGCTCGGTGCGCTGGCCGTCGGCGTCGCCGGCATGGTCGGCTTCGTCGTCACCGAGCGGCGGTCGCCGCACCCGATGCTGCCGTTGGAGGTGTTCTCCATCCGGGCGTTCAGCGCGGTGAACCTGGTGACGTTCGCCGTGTACGCCGCGCTCGGCGGGGTGTTCTTCCTGGTGGTGCTGAACCTCCAGGTGGTCGTGGGGTTCAGCCCGCTGGCGGCCGGAACCGCGATGCTGCCGGTGACCGTGCTGATGTTGCTGCTCTCGGCGCAGGCCGGTGCGCTCGGGCAGCGCATCGGCCCACGGATCCCGATGACCGTCGGCCCGGTCGTCTGCGCGGTGGCGCTGGTGCTGCTCGCCGGTGTCGGACCGGGCACGAGCTACCTCAGCGGTGTGCTGCCGGCGGTGCTGCTGCTCGGTCTGGGACTGTCGCTGACCGTGGCGCCGCTGACCGCCACCGCGCTCGGCTCGGTCGACGAACGCCACGCCGGAATCGCCAGCGGGGTGAACAACGCGGTGGCCCGCGCGGCCGGACTGCTCGCCGTCGCGGTCCTGCCGCTGGCCGCCGGCATCGGCACCGGCAGCCTGACCGCCGCGGCCGAACTCGGGCCGGTCTACCGGACCTCGATGCTGATCTGCGCGGGGCTGCTGCTGCTCGGCGCGGTGATCAGCCTGGTCGGGATCCCGTCCCGGCTCGCCGCCCCGGACGGGCCGCCCGCGACCGGCGCCGGGCCCGTCCAACCGGCCGGGTCCGCCGAGCAGGCCCCGACCAGCCCGGTACGGGTGCACTGTGCCGTCGCCGGCCCACCCCTGCACCCACGGCCCGACGTGCCGGCGCCCACCCCCTGA
- a CDS encoding winged helix-turn-helix transcriptional regulator: protein MDWELDNCTIARAMEILGERWTVVVLREVFTGVRRFDDMRERTGIPRQVLTNRLAKLVDEGLLRREPYREPGARLRHEYRLTDKGLDLWPMLVALLTWGDRYLADPEGSPLLAVHRDCESPVRVELRCADGHEVTRPRDVVPRPGPGLRRRRSRADTGG, encoded by the coding sequence ATGGACTGGGAACTGGACAACTGCACCATCGCGCGGGCGATGGAGATCCTCGGTGAGCGCTGGACCGTGGTGGTGCTCCGCGAGGTCTTCACCGGCGTACGGCGCTTCGACGACATGCGGGAACGGACCGGAATCCCCCGCCAGGTGCTGACCAACCGGCTGGCGAAGCTCGTCGACGAGGGGCTGCTGCGCCGCGAGCCCTACCGCGAGCCGGGCGCCCGGCTGCGGCACGAGTACCGGCTCACCGACAAGGGCCTGGACCTCTGGCCGATGCTGGTGGCCCTGCTGACCTGGGGCGACCGCTACCTCGCCGACCCCGAGGGCTCTCCCCTGCTGGCCGTGCACCGCGACTGCGAGTCCCCGGTACGCGTCGAGCTGCGCTGCGCCGACGGACACGAGGTGACCAGGCCGCGGGACGTGGTGCCGCGCCCCGGTCCGGGCCTGCGCCGCCGCCGGTCGCGGGCGGATACCGGGGGGTGA
- a CDS encoding PaaI family thioesterase — protein sequence MTQTQPRSRTFSWSDPSINAASLGRRSGLDVLRSMIAGELPPPPVMHLIDMTRLTAEEGRVVVEMEVQEFHYNPLGSVHGGVLSTLLDTAAGCAVHSTLPAGVGYTSLDLNVKFLRPATVGSGVLRCEGTVLQRGRRTALAEARVLDGADRLIAHATSTCLLFELEPAAS from the coding sequence GTGACTCAGACTCAGCCTCGAAGCCGTACCTTCTCCTGGTCCGACCCCTCGATCAACGCGGCGAGCCTGGGCCGGCGCAGCGGCCTGGACGTACTCCGCTCCATGATCGCCGGCGAGTTGCCGCCACCCCCGGTGATGCACCTGATCGACATGACCCGGCTGACCGCCGAGGAGGGCCGGGTGGTGGTGGAGATGGAGGTCCAGGAGTTCCACTACAACCCGCTCGGCAGCGTGCACGGCGGCGTGCTCTCCACCCTGCTCGACACCGCCGCCGGGTGTGCGGTGCACAGCACCCTGCCGGCCGGCGTCGGATACACCTCGCTCGATCTCAACGTGAAGTTCCTCCGCCCGGCCACCGTCGGCTCCGGCGTGCTGCGCTGCGAGGGCACCGTGTTGCAGCGCGGTCGGCGTACGGCACTGGCCGAGGCGCGGGTGCTCGACGGCGCCGACCGGCTGATCGCCCACGCCACCTCCACCTGCCTGCTCTTCGAACTGGAACCGGCGGCGAGCTGA
- a CDS encoding carboxypeptidase regulatory-like domain-containing protein, whose amino-acid sequence MTLLVATVVAVPPAYAAPATGPVPAGGTVVVNDAQSPTGSIAGRLTRPGGTQAAYWVVQADGDDDSGSALTDGFGHYRIDNLAPGSYRLLFLLPSGARQWAPQARSRETAGSFAVSADTVTTHDEQLLPTGSVDGRFTDAAGNGMAGISVTVFDVERNEYLSGSTTADGRYRIDGVLHGDYRVRFTDWQSGLDQYAHGKLTEAAADPITVAANQTTTVDDSRLPTGSVRITARDSVTGAVVPDFFATVLGRGGASTGGAVVIDEVPAGSHVISASGENHPYVGNAATVTVVAGEQTDVELTLRPYARITTRVTDRASGAPVGDICVVALPVKTFPFPGGCSGVSDPTGAATLRVSESGAYNLLVLPEPGSDYGAQWVGSTGGTGTQQTARRVTVAAGEVRAVPKIKLDPRGTISGTVTGATGAPVQAGSVSIAGPDLSGSGHGNRGSQVAADGSYEIDWLGPYEWPLLFSAADHAYQWSGTVGNRLNADPVSVQAGATTDFDHTLTQGTNLVVTAPGEPGVCRLVVRNAVTSDGAGLVHNYSPTSGTPLRILGGQKVKIELTCGSTRWYGGTDLASATAVTIPAQGTVSISFPAV is encoded by the coding sequence GTGACGCTGCTCGTCGCGACCGTCGTCGCGGTACCGCCGGCTTACGCCGCCCCGGCGACCGGCCCGGTGCCGGCGGGCGGGACCGTGGTGGTCAACGACGCGCAGTCGCCCACCGGCTCGATCGCGGGCCGGTTGACCAGGCCCGGCGGGACCCAGGCGGCGTACTGGGTGGTCCAGGCGGACGGCGACGACGACAGCGGCAGCGCCCTCACCGACGGGTTCGGACACTACCGGATCGACAACCTGGCGCCGGGTAGCTACAGGTTGCTCTTCCTACTGCCCTCCGGGGCGAGGCAGTGGGCGCCGCAGGCCCGGTCGAGGGAGACGGCGGGATCGTTCGCGGTCAGCGCCGACACGGTGACCACCCACGACGAGCAACTGCTGCCGACCGGTTCGGTGGACGGGCGCTTCACCGACGCCGCCGGCAACGGCATGGCCGGGATCTCGGTGACGGTCTTCGACGTCGAGCGGAACGAGTACCTGTCGGGTTCGACCACGGCCGACGGCCGCTACCGGATCGACGGGGTGCTGCACGGCGACTACCGGGTACGGTTCACCGACTGGCAGAGCGGCCTCGACCAGTACGCCCACGGCAAGCTCACCGAGGCTGCCGCCGATCCGATCACCGTCGCCGCCAACCAGACCACCACCGTGGACGACAGCCGCCTGCCCACCGGTTCGGTGCGGATCACCGCTCGGGACAGCGTCACCGGTGCGGTCGTACCGGACTTCTTCGCGACCGTGCTCGGCCGTGGTGGCGCCTCGACCGGCGGGGCGGTCGTTATCGACGAGGTACCGGCCGGCTCGCACGTCATCTCCGCGAGCGGGGAGAACCATCCGTACGTCGGCAACGCGGCGACGGTGACGGTGGTGGCCGGGGAACAGACCGACGTGGAGTTGACGCTGCGTCCGTACGCCCGGATCACCACGAGGGTCACCGACCGGGCCAGTGGTGCCCCGGTCGGGGACATCTGCGTCGTCGCGCTGCCGGTCAAGACGTTCCCCTTCCCCGGCGGTTGTTCCGGCGTGAGCGATCCGACCGGCGCGGCCACGCTGCGGGTGTCCGAGTCGGGGGCCTACAACCTGCTCGTTCTCCCGGAACCCGGCAGCGACTACGGCGCGCAGTGGGTCGGGTCGACCGGCGGAACGGGTACGCAGCAGACCGCCCGTCGGGTGACCGTGGCGGCCGGTGAGGTCAGGGCCGTACCGAAGATCAAACTGGATCCCCGGGGCACCATCAGCGGGACGGTCACCGGTGCGACCGGTGCGCCGGTGCAGGCTGGGTCGGTGAGCATCGCCGGCCCCGACCTGTCCGGCAGCGGGCACGGCAACCGGGGCAGTCAGGTGGCCGCCGACGGCAGCTACGAGATCGACTGGCTGGGGCCGTACGAGTGGCCGTTGCTGTTCAGCGCGGCCGATCACGCGTACCAGTGGAGCGGTACGGTCGGCAACCGGCTCAACGCCGACCCGGTGTCGGTGCAGGCCGGCGCCACCACCGATTTCGACCACACCCTCACGCAGGGGACGAACCTGGTGGTCACGGCTCCGGGTGAGCCGGGGGTGTGCCGGCTGGTGGTCCGCAACGCGGTGACCAGCGACGGGGCCGGCCTGGTGCACAACTACAGCCCGACCTCGGGTACGCCGCTGCGGATCCTCGGCGGCCAGAAGGTCAAGATCGAGCTGACCTGCGGTTCCACCCGCTGGTACGGCGGCACGGACCTGGCCAGCGCCACCGCCGTGACGATCCCCGCGCAGGGGACGGTGAGCATCTCCTTCCCCGCCGTCTGA
- a CDS encoding aminotransferase-like domain-containing protein yields the protein MRHQAILTIPLTVTRQARQPLHEQIASQVGTAVEHGLLAHRTQLPSTRTLAALLGVSRGVTTAAYELLFTRGYLESQPGSGTYVAGRTAPGNGSGGPGRAGGAAGRRPRGLPERTAATRPPAPADRPTVLDLRPGQVDIEACPLPAWRAAWRRASFNRPPAQSLPTLGLPELRRAVAEHLAGSRGVPLAGRDVVITGGTAAGLRLVLDALGLHGRQVAIEEPVPPALHRAAAGDSERPAALPVDAEGARLDAVGPNCRAVVLSADAQVPLGHVLSAERRRAALAWATSTGGHVVEIACDPVFRPEVSQLPRLYGTAGARSILVGGFCELLTPALNLGYALVPRELTATVARHLGEYAVAPPYLTQLALASLLRDGVIVRLMHRLGRRYAARRRIVESALAPVRRIRLGAPYAVNTEVLYLPERFDAQQVAARVLAHGVRVSTLAPYHFSGRVTPPALVLGFGHLPDPDLHRSMSRLVDALSELR from the coding sequence ATGCGTCACCAGGCCATCCTCACCATTCCGCTCACCGTGACCCGGCAGGCCCGGCAGCCACTGCACGAACAGATCGCCAGCCAGGTCGGTACGGCGGTGGAGCACGGGCTGCTGGCACACCGTACGCAGTTGCCGTCGACCCGTACCCTCGCCGCGCTGCTCGGCGTCTCCCGGGGCGTGACAACGGCGGCGTACGAGTTGCTGTTCACCAGGGGTTACCTGGAGAGCCAGCCGGGTTCGGGAACGTACGTCGCCGGCCGGACGGCGCCAGGGAACGGGTCCGGCGGACCGGGACGGGCCGGGGGTGCCGCCGGACGGCGCCCGCGCGGCCTGCCCGAGCGGACCGCCGCGACCCGCCCGCCGGCCCCGGCCGACCGCCCGACCGTGCTCGACCTGCGACCGGGGCAGGTGGACATCGAGGCATGTCCGCTGCCGGCCTGGCGGGCGGCCTGGCGGCGGGCGAGCTTCAACCGGCCACCGGCCCAGTCACTGCCCACCCTGGGCCTGCCCGAGCTGCGCCGGGCCGTCGCCGAGCACCTCGCAGGCAGCCGTGGGGTGCCGCTGGCCGGGCGGGACGTGGTGATCACCGGTGGAACCGCCGCCGGCCTCCGGCTGGTGCTGGACGCGTTGGGCCTGCACGGACGCCAGGTGGCGATCGAGGAGCCGGTGCCGCCGGCCCTGCACCGGGCCGCCGCCGGGGACTCGGAGCGACCGGCCGCGCTGCCGGTGGACGCCGAGGGGGCCAGGCTCGACGCGGTCGGGCCGAACTGCCGCGCGGTGGTGCTCAGCGCCGACGCCCAGGTGCCGCTCGGCCACGTGCTCTCCGCCGAGCGGCGCCGGGCCGCCCTGGCCTGGGCGACGAGCACCGGCGGCCACGTGGTCGAGATCGCCTGCGACCCGGTCTTCCGGCCCGAGGTGAGCCAGCTACCCCGGCTGTACGGCACCGCCGGTGCCCGGTCGATTTTGGTCGGCGGCTTCTGTGAGTTGCTCACCCCGGCCCTGAACCTCGGTTACGCGCTCGTCCCCCGCGAACTCACCGCCACCGTCGCCCGACACCTCGGCGAGTACGCGGTCGCGCCGCCCTACCTGACCCAGCTCGCCCTGGCGTCGCTGCTGCGTGACGGGGTGATCGTCCGACTGATGCACCGGCTCGGCCGCCGCTACGCCGCCCGCCGCCGGATCGTCGAGTCCGCGCTCGCCCCGGTACGCCGGATCCGCCTCGGCGCACCGTACGCGGTCAACACCGAGGTGCTGTACCTGCCGGAGCGGTTCGACGCCCAGCAGGTCGCCGCCCGGGTGCTGGCCCACGGCGTACGGGTGTCCACGCTGGCGCCGTACCACTTCTCCGGCCGGGTGACGCCGCCGGCACTGGTCCTCGGGTTCGGTCACCTGCCCGACCCGGACCTGCACCGGAGCATGTCCCGGCTGGTCGACGCCCTGTCCGAGCTGAGGTAG